The proteins below are encoded in one region of Triticum aestivum cultivar Chinese Spring chromosome 1B, IWGSC CS RefSeq v2.1, whole genome shotgun sequence:
- the LOC123096579 gene encoding transcription factor BHLH133-like — translation MEAVECASCWGSLDTICEESEMIAHLQSVLWCDSDSDANLCSSKNDSTNASRDLQVDDLGSANERNTGIKRKMQVDEQSEHHNEVPMALSAARKSGYKSRASMDSQSNYAKRRRHKINERLRVLQHLIPNGTKVDISTMLEEAVQYVKFLHLQIKLLSSDEMWMYAPLAYGGVNVSLPHLDSLAHE, via the exons ATGGAGGCGGTAGAATGTGCATCTTGTTGGGGTTCTCTGGATACAATCTGCGAGGAGTCGGAGATGATTGCCCATTTGCAGTCAGTGCTCTGGTGCGACAGTGATTCTGATGCAAACCTCTGCTCCTCCAAAAATGATAGCACAAATGCATCTCGTGATCTCCAAGTGGATGACCTCGGTTCAGCGAATGAGAGGAACACCGGTATCAAGAGAAAGATGCAAGTGGATGAACAGAGCGAGCATCACAATGAAGTCCCTATGGCTCTCTCG GCCGCTAGGAAGAGTGGTTACAAGTCAAGAGCTTCAATGGACTCACAAAGCAACTATGCAAAG AGAAGAAGGCATAAGATCAATGAGAGACTGAGAGTTCTGCAACATCTGATTCCTAATGGCACAAAG GTTGACATCAGCACAATGTTGGAGGAAGCAGTCCAGTATGTCAAGTTTCTGCATCTGCAGATCAAG CTCTTGAGCTCCGATGAAATGTGGATGTACGCTCCCCTCGCCTATGGCGGCGTCAACGTCAGCCTCCCTCATCTGGATTCTCTGGCTCATGAATGA